A DNA window from Mucilaginibacter xinganensis contains the following coding sequences:
- a CDS encoding ABC transporter permease, which yields MIKNYLKIAWRNLVHNKGLTGINVGGLAVGMTVAILIGLWIVDELSFDRYHKNYENIARVMQNQTVNGEVNSLKAMPVPAAYELRHLYGNYFKHVVLSSWTNAHLISFGGKNISVSGNYMEQDAPEMLTLSMNKGLINALKDPSSILLTQSVSQAFFGDENPVGKIIKLDGTNLKVGGVYQDLPANTTFSNVAFIAPWELYANSGDVQQSKTNWNANSFQIFAQVVASKSITEVSEKIKNIKKQNLDQQGKLSNPQVFLFPMSRWHLYAEFKNGVNTDGAIRYVWLFGIIGIFVLMLAGINFMNLSTARSEKRAKEVGIRKSIGSLRSQLIWQFLSESLLVAALAFVAAMFLAQLTLPYFNALTGKHVSILWTSPLFWLTGIGFLVISGLFAGSYPAFYLSSFQPVKALKGSFKAGRFAGIPRKVLIVVQFTFSVTMIIGTIVVLRQIQFAKNRPIGYNRSGLIMVRPYSEALHKNMQAVRNELLQSQSVIEIAESGNQITKGSRTSGGFNWPGKDAGTAGEFATVAVTPEYGNTVNWQFNDGRGFLRSTPADLSGLVLNQTAVKYMGLKNPVGQIINWDDKKYRILGITKDMIVESPYEPIKPTIFYLTGEAGIVNIRINPKMSVSEALTNIEAICKKYAPADPFDYKFVDQEYAQKFGDEERVGKLASFFAGLSVFISCLGLFGMATFMAEQRTKEIGVRKVLGATVFNLWALLSKDFVLLIVIALVIATPGAYYCMLKWLQNYTYHTGLSWWIFAASAIGTLLITLLTVSYQSINAALMNPAKSLKSE from the coding sequence ATGATAAAGAATTACTTAAAAATTGCCTGGCGTAACCTGGTACACAACAAAGGCCTTACAGGGATAAACGTCGGCGGCCTTGCAGTTGGCATGACCGTAGCTATATTAATTGGTTTATGGATAGTGGATGAACTATCATTTGACAGGTACCACAAAAATTACGAAAACATAGCCCGGGTAATGCAGAATCAAACCGTTAATGGCGAAGTTAATTCGCTAAAAGCTATGCCTGTCCCCGCTGCTTATGAGCTTCGGCACTTGTATGGCAACTATTTCAAGCATGTTGTGCTATCGTCATGGACCAACGCGCATCTTATATCGTTCGGCGGCAAAAACATTTCTGTGTCCGGTAATTACATGGAACAGGACGCCCCTGAAATGCTTACCCTTAGCATGAATAAAGGATTAATAAACGCTTTAAAAGACCCATCGTCCATCCTGCTTACTCAATCAGTATCGCAAGCTTTTTTTGGCGATGAAAATCCGGTAGGCAAAATCATAAAATTAGATGGAACTAATTTAAAAGTTGGCGGCGTTTACCAGGATCTGCCTGCAAATACCACCTTCAGTAATGTGGCATTTATTGCTCCGTGGGAACTATATGCCAACTCGGGCGATGTTCAACAATCCAAAACTAACTGGAACGCCAACTCTTTTCAAATTTTCGCTCAGGTTGTAGCATCAAAAAGCATTACCGAAGTTTCAGAAAAAATTAAAAATATCAAAAAGCAAAATCTTGATCAGCAGGGAAAATTATCAAACCCGCAGGTGTTCCTGTTCCCGATGAGCAGGTGGCATTTATATGCTGAGTTTAAAAATGGCGTAAATACCGATGGCGCTATCAGGTATGTATGGCTCTTTGGCATCATCGGTATTTTTGTTTTGATGCTGGCAGGCATAAATTTCATGAACCTGAGCACCGCTCGTTCCGAAAAGCGGGCAAAAGAGGTTGGAATACGAAAGTCTATAGGTTCACTCAGGAGCCAGTTGATCTGGCAATTTCTAAGCGAATCGTTGCTGGTAGCAGCGCTGGCTTTTGTTGCAGCAATGTTTTTGGCGCAATTAACACTTCCCTATTTTAACGCCCTAACAGGAAAGCACGTTAGTATATTATGGACCAGCCCCTTGTTTTGGTTAACTGGCATTGGCTTTTTGGTAATCAGCGGCTTATTCGCCGGCAGTTATCCGGCTTTCTATCTGTCATCTTTCCAACCGGTAAAGGCGTTAAAGGGTTCATTTAAAGCTGGCCGGTTCGCCGGCATCCCGCGAAAAGTGCTTATTGTTGTTCAGTTCACATTTTCAGTTACCATGATTATCGGGACAATTGTTGTGCTCAGACAGATCCAATTTGCAAAAAACCGGCCCATTGGCTATAACCGTTCCGGTTTAATTATGGTTAGGCCTTATTCCGAAGCGCTTCACAAAAACATGCAAGCGGTTAGAAATGAGTTGCTGCAATCACAGTCAGTAATAGAAATAGCCGAATCAGGGAACCAAATCACAAAGGGAAGCAGAACAAGCGGAGGATTTAACTGGCCGGGAAAAGATGCGGGCACTGCGGGAGAATTTGCAACGGTTGCGGTAACGCCGGAATATGGGAACACCGTGAACTGGCAATTTAATGATGGCAGGGGATTTTTAAGATCAACCCCGGCAGATTTAAGCGGCCTGGTATTAAACCAAACTGCGGTTAAGTATATGGGGTTAAAAAATCCTGTGGGACAAATTATTAATTGGGATGATAAAAAATACCGCATACTGGGAATTACAAAAGACATGATCGTTGAATCGCCCTATGAGCCAATAAAGCCTACTATTTTTTATTTAACCGGCGAAGCGGGTATTGTAAACATTCGAATTAATCCTAAAATGAGTGTAAGTGAAGCATTAACCAACATTGAAGCTATTTGCAAGAAGTATGCACCAGCAGATCCGTTTGATTACAAATTTGTTGACCAGGAATATGCACAAAAATTTGGTGATGAGGAACGCGTAGGTAAACTGGCTAGCTTCTTTGCCGGCCTTTCTGTTTTTATCAGTTGCCTTGGTTTATTTGGTATGGCTACCTTTATGGCAGAACAACGCACTAAGGAAATTGGTGTACGAAAAGTATTAGGTGCCACTGTGTTTAACCTCTGGGCGCTATTATCTAAAGATTTTGTTTTATTGATAGTTATAGCCCTTGTAATTGCAACACCCGGCGCTTATTACTGCATGCTCAAATGGTTACAAAACTACACGTATCACACTGGTTTATCCTGGTGGATATTTGCTGCATCGGCTATAGGCACATTGTTGATCACCCTTTTAACTGTAAGCTATCAAAGCATAAATGCAGCATTAATGAATCCGGCTAAAAGCCTCAAAAGTGAGTAA
- a CDS encoding NAD-dependent epimerase/dehydratase family protein, with protein sequence MKVLVTGATGFIGRNLCFKLAEQGYSVMALCRDLNHRYLISHKNIFPVKGDILNRESLTLAMNGCGQVYHTAALAKMWCRNKNDYYNINVIGTRNVLELAAEKTVNKVVYTSTCGVWGPTIKHPMTENDPRIDGFAIDYERTKYLAEIEARNFFANGLNVITVNPSRVYGEGPITDSNTVGKMISSYLKGKWRVVPGTGKQISNYAYLDDVVKGHIAAMEKGTPGERYILGGEDISFNTFFSTLQSISGKTYRMVKLPQRIIEIYSRFELLKTTLTGWPPVFLPEFAARLKKDQKYSSQKAVNRLNYSITPFEEGIAKTINHIKNL encoded by the coding sequence ATGAAAGTATTAGTAACAGGCGCCACCGGTTTTATCGGCCGGAATTTGTGTTTTAAACTTGCTGAACAAGGGTACAGCGTGATGGCCCTTTGCCGCGACCTAAACCATCGGTATCTTATATCTCATAAAAATATTTTTCCCGTAAAGGGCGATATACTAAACCGGGAAAGTTTAACCCTGGCCATGAATGGCTGCGGGCAGGTTTATCATACTGCTGCACTAGCCAAAATGTGGTGCCGTAATAAAAATGATTATTATAACATCAACGTTATCGGCACACGAAATGTACTGGAGCTTGCGGCAGAAAAGACTGTAAATAAGGTAGTATATACTTCAACCTGTGGGGTTTGGGGACCAACTATAAAGCACCCCATGACCGAAAACGACCCTCGTATTGATGGGTTTGCAATTGATTATGAGCGCACCAAATACCTTGCAGAAATTGAGGCTCGCAATTTTTTCGCCAATGGATTAAATGTAATAACTGTTAATCCTTCAAGAGTGTATGGCGAAGGGCCTATCACCGATAGCAATACCGTTGGAAAAATGATCAGCAGCTACCTTAAGGGTAAGTGGCGCGTCGTTCCCGGTACCGGCAAGCAAATTTCAAATTACGCTTACCTGGATGACGTTGTAAAAGGCCACATAGCAGCGATGGAAAAGGGTACACCGGGCGAGAGGTATATTTTGGGGGGCGAGGATATCAGCTTTAATACTTTTTTCAGCACACTCCAAAGCATATCGGGTAAAACTTACCGCATGGTAAAACTGCCACAGCGAATAATTGAAATCTATAGCAGGTTTGAACTGCTAAAAACAACCCTCACTGGTTGGCCGCCCGTATTCTTACCCGAGTTTGCCGCTCGCTTGAAAAAAGATCAAAAATACAGCAGCCAAAAAGCCGTTAACCGACTAAACTATTCTATTACACCTTTTGAGGAAGGCATAGCAAAAACCATTAATCACATAAAAAACCTATGA
- a CDS encoding DUF6134 family protein: protein MTFRIINARTALSCSFASQLIKRLNKIFTHHVGVQYKTGVLQVLKTISDITKSGKMIPALSIWLFKKYGRPFLNSRNISLSRLFAPLKKATVTILFLTLSSFAFAQEQTYNYDVLHSGHSVGYMKLQQLKEGNDTFLKIVSDVTMRFIFSIRVNIREDAHYRDGKLLSSHVIRKVNGKQKADKFTKANGDQYQLTDDDKIGSINQKQIINNLTMMYLHEPVGLSQIYSDNFQQFVQIKQVEEHTYRINLPDGNYNYYTYTNGICSKVDIHHSLYTIQIQLT from the coding sequence ATGACTTTTCGAATAATTAATGCCCGCACGGCACTTTCCTGTTCATTTGCATCACAATTAATAAAACGACTAAATAAAATATTTACGCATCACGTAGGGGTACAATATAAAACAGGTGTATTACAGGTACTAAAAACAATATCAGACATAACTAAATCAGGCAAAATGATACCAGCACTATCCATATGGCTTTTTAAAAAATACGGAAGGCCATTTTTAAACAGCCGCAACATTTCTTTAAGCCGATTATTCGCCCCTTTAAAAAAGGCAACCGTCACCATCCTTTTTTTGACTTTAAGTTCATTTGCGTTTGCGCAGGAACAAACCTATAATTATGACGTGCTGCACAGTGGCCATTCAGTTGGGTACATGAAATTGCAGCAGTTAAAAGAGGGCAATGACACCTTTTTAAAGATCGTATCGGATGTTACGATGCGTTTTATATTCAGTATCCGGGTAAATATCCGGGAAGATGCCCATTACCGTGATGGTAAGCTGCTAAGTTCACATGTCATAAGGAAGGTAAATGGCAAACAAAAGGCGGATAAGTTTACAAAAGCCAATGGCGACCAATATCAACTTACGGATGACGATAAAATAGGTTCCATCAACCAAAAACAAATTATTAATAACCTTACCATGATGTACCTGCATGAACCTGTAGGCCTGTCGCAAATTTACTCTGACAATTTCCAGCAGTTTGTGCAGATTAAACAGGTTGAGGAACACACCTACCGAATAAACCTGCCCGACGGCAACTACAATTATTACACCTATACAAATGGCATTTGCAGTAAAGTTGACATTCATCATTCGTTATACACCATTCAAATTCAGCTTACATAA
- a CDS encoding BamA/TamA family outer membrane protein — protein MKKSFTLLIGLFFACAAGHAQQLKNDSIRIAVEPEYNKVSKTHRFWFGENYRALWAQPVKLKVFRLEDEKGGLKILQQGGGKQTLSLRLQDSSGQQWVLRTIQKYPERGLPPKLRPTVAKDILQDQVSAAHPFAALTVPPLAEVLGVPHSNPQIVYVKEDRALGKYTKDFANKVFLFEEREPLDAEKTDNTEKVQRKLKEDNDNRVDEKTVLKARLLDMILGDWDRHEDQWRWEKKDEGKGNVYEPVPRDRDQVYYKTSGVFPWVVSHQWLKSKFQGYSDEIRDIDGWNFNARYFDRYFLNQLSEDDWREQITYVQKTLTDSLITAAVKKMPDAIFKLSGNAIITKMKARRDKLMKQALEYYNFISIYVEIPASDKRDNFTIHEGSAGTLEVTVKKIKKDGELDKTTYHRVFKPAVTREVRLYGFNGNDVFSVTGDTTSPIKVRMIGGGGVDSFYVDKKLNNRSKLYVYDRSDSANVTPPSSQARLRTSIDTGVNNYNRTSFKYDRFEPIILANYNTDIGILLIGGFSYEKHGFRGEPYSFRQEFLTNYSLSRKSLLFTYVADFKNAIGNNDLRINALSRGPNNVSNFFGVGNGTPFVNEGDKKITYYRNRYDLVTADVGLYHRYGKWVLNAGIGGQFYNSGAANNTTRFLNDYNAAHPNEDVFSTKWSAGLVAGATYDTRNKGFLTTSGVYWNTTVTSMKALTGSHNAYTQIQSEFSFYANPDKDSVLIIANRTGGGTYFGTADYFQQVKLGGPQTLRGFHTWRFTGRTMLYNNFEVRLKVLDFTSYLLPGSVGVIGFNDIGRVWSATDSSNAWHDGYGGGIYVVPAELVLIQAAVGFSKEGSLPYISIGFRF, from the coding sequence ATGAAGAAAAGCTTTACGCTGTTAATAGGTTTGTTTTTTGCTTGCGCCGCCGGCCATGCTCAGCAGTTAAAGAACGACAGCATCCGCATTGCAGTTGAGCCTGAGTATAACAAGGTTAGTAAAACGCACCGCTTTTGGTTTGGCGAGAATTACCGGGCCTTATGGGCACAGCCTGTTAAGCTAAAAGTTTTTAGGTTGGAAGATGAAAAAGGTGGATTGAAAATTCTGCAGCAGGGTGGTGGGAAACAAACTTTGTCGCTTAGGTTGCAGGATTCCAGCGGTCAGCAATGGGTGCTCCGTACCATACAAAAATATCCCGAAAGAGGCTTGCCTCCAAAATTACGGCCAACAGTTGCTAAGGATATTTTGCAGGACCAGGTATCGGCGGCACACCCTTTTGCCGCATTAACTGTTCCGCCATTGGCTGAGGTGTTGGGGGTTCCGCATTCAAACCCGCAAATAGTTTACGTAAAAGAAGATCGGGCGTTAGGTAAATACACAAAAGATTTTGCCAACAAGGTTTTTTTGTTTGAGGAGCGGGAGCCGCTGGATGCTGAAAAAACTGATAATACCGAAAAAGTACAACGTAAGCTGAAAGAAGATAACGATAATCGTGTAGATGAAAAAACCGTATTAAAAGCCCGCCTGCTTGATATGATCCTTGGTGACTGGGACAGGCATGAAGACCAGTGGCGCTGGGAAAAGAAGGACGAAGGTAAAGGGAACGTTTATGAGCCCGTGCCCCGTGATCGTGACCAGGTTTACTATAAAACTTCCGGCGTGTTTCCCTGGGTGGTGTCTCACCAGTGGTTAAAATCAAAATTTCAGGGTTACAGCGATGAGATAAGGGACATTGACGGCTGGAACTTTAACGCGCGTTACTTTGACCGCTATTTTTTGAATCAGCTTAGCGAAGATGACTGGCGCGAACAAATTACCTATGTGCAAAAAACACTAACCGATAGCCTCATTACTGCCGCGGTAAAAAAAATGCCCGACGCCATATTTAAACTTTCGGGCAATGCCATCATTACAAAGATGAAGGCCCGCCGTGACAAGCTCATGAAGCAGGCACTTGAATACTATAATTTTATTTCCATTTATGTTGAAATTCCGGCGTCAGACAAAAGGGATAATTTCACCATTCACGAAGGCTCGGCAGGCACACTAGAGGTGACTGTTAAAAAAATAAAAAAGGACGGGGAACTCGACAAGACAACCTACCACCGGGTATTTAAACCGGCTGTTACCAGGGAAGTAAGGCTTTATGGTTTTAATGGTAACGATGTTTTTTCGGTAACAGGCGATACAACATCGCCCATAAAAGTACGCATGATTGGCGGGGGAGGTGTGGACAGTTTTTATGTAGATAAAAAATTGAATAACCGGAGTAAGCTGTATGTGTATGACCGGTCAGATTCAGCCAACGTGACACCGCCCTCATCGCAGGCACGGTTGCGCACCAGTATCGATACCGGGGTAAATAATTATAACCGCACCAGTTTCAAGTACGATAGGTTTGAGCCGATAATCCTTGCAAACTACAATACGGATATCGGTATCCTGTTAATCGGTGGTTTCTCTTACGAAAAACATGGTTTCAGAGGTGAGCCTTATTCTTTCAGGCAGGAGTTCCTGACCAATTATTCTCTTTCGCGCAAATCGTTGCTTTTTACCTACGTGGCTGATTTTAAAAATGCTATCGGGAACAACGATCTCAGGATAAATGCGCTTTCAAGGGGGCCTAATAACGTAAGTAACTTTTTTGGTGTAGGGAACGGAACGCCGTTTGTAAATGAAGGGGATAAAAAAATCACCTATTACCGTAATCGCTATGACCTGGTAACCGCTGATGTTGGATTGTACCACAGATATGGCAAATGGGTTTTAAATGCAGGGATAGGAGGGCAGTTTTATAACAGCGGCGCTGCCAATAACACCACCCGGTTTTTGAATGATTATAATGCGGCCCATCCTAATGAAGATGTGTTCTCAACAAAATGGTCGGCCGGGCTGGTAGCGGGCGCCACTTATGATACCCGTAACAAAGGATTTTTAACCACCAGTGGCGTTTACTGGAACACTACAGTTACATCAATGAAAGCGCTAACCGGATCGCACAACGCTTATACCCAGATCCAATCGGAGTTTAGCTTTTACGCTAACCCGGATAAGGACTCTGTATTGATTATAGCTAACCGCACCGGCGGCGGAACTTATTTTGGCACTGCCGATTATTTTCAGCAGGTAAAACTCGGTGGCCCGCAAACCTTACGCGGTTTCCACACCTGGCGGTTTACGGGGCGGACAATGCTTTACAATAACTTTGAAGTAAGGCTTAAAGTGCTCGATTTTACTTCGTACCTGTTACCTGGAAGTGTAGGTGTAATCGGTTTTAACGATATTGGCAGGGTTTGGTCAGCTACAGACAGTTCAAACGCGTGGCATGACGGTTACGGCGGAGGTATTTACGTGGTGCCTGCCGAGCTGGTGCTGATCCAGGCAGCGGTGGGTTTTTCAAAGGAAGGTTCTTTGCCTTATATATCTATTGGATTTAGGTTTTAG
- a CDS encoding ABC transporter permease, protein MTLNYLKTAWRILMRQKLFSLINVMGLAIGMAACLLIVQYISFELSYDNFHKNGARIYRIKHQNNSQGNVIEDMPKTYSAVGPALKATFPEVQEVTRISKLGGLVSTQQINGSITAFNEERIYQADASFLRLFSFPMTEGNATALNNPNTVVISESTAKKYFGSREPVGKTIRIQQQISGTDIKAMVTGVFKDVPANSHLQFDFLVSGDARAGDWVYPDSYTYISLSPQTDPKIFDAKLPGFIKKYAGLNGQNAMSPTQGKTNINSIKLSLQPLGDIHLYSNLSNEISAGGNGNLVWYLGLIAVLILVIAYINYINLSTAKVMERAKEVGIRKVLGSQRAQLVRQFLFESLLLNVISVAVAIFIVLLCMPWFSALCGVLIGFTLWEDPYFAFGFLGVLIGGVLLSATYPALILSDYKPVQILKGKFINNTKGLSLRKALVVFQFVVTIAFMMGTLVVYRQVNFMKSSNMGMDMKQTLVILAPQNVRGTDQDAANFTVKDSVFQTELARDPRIKSVTSSSSIPGQSIDYIMSYTRHTQAGEKNLRLSTLEIGNRYLNQFKVNVVAGEKISANTNPSKSPMMLNEAAVVSLGFKNAQDAIGKLVETKNGRGRVFENEVVGVIKNFHQTSLKDNYTPLVIRGIDPSSVTHYEVKFNNNNLPQTIAQIEKTYKNVFPDAAFQYFFLDEFFDQQYKVEQHFGQVFSLFSGFAIFVACLGLFGLTLITITQRIKEIGIRKVLGASVANILLLISKDFAGLILIANTIALPLAYWGCNKWLQGYKFRIEFNAWYFILPMLMVFLIAILTISYQSIRAALANPVKSLRSE, encoded by the coding sequence ATGACATTAAACTACTTAAAAACCGCCTGGCGCATCCTGATGCGTCAAAAACTATTTTCGCTTATCAATGTGATGGGGCTCGCTATAGGTATGGCTGCATGCCTGCTTATTGTGCAATATATTAGCTTTGAATTAAGCTACGATAATTTCCATAAAAACGGCGCCCGCATCTACCGCATTAAACATCAAAATAATAGCCAGGGTAACGTAATTGAGGATATGCCGAAAACGTATTCTGCGGTGGGCCCCGCGCTAAAGGCCACTTTCCCTGAAGTGCAGGAAGTAACGAGGATCTCAAAGTTGGGAGGGTTGGTTAGCACGCAACAAATCAACGGATCAATAACAGCTTTTAACGAAGAAAGGATTTACCAGGCAGATGCATCTTTTTTACGCTTGTTTTCTTTCCCAATGACCGAGGGTAATGCCACAGCTCTGAACAACCCCAATACAGTTGTAATTAGCGAAAGTACTGCGAAAAAATATTTTGGCAGCCGCGAGCCTGTAGGCAAAACTATAAGGATCCAGCAACAGATTTCAGGCACGGATATTAAAGCTATGGTTACAGGCGTATTCAAGGATGTGCCTGCAAACTCTCATTTGCAATTCGACTTCCTGGTATCCGGTGATGCCAGAGCCGGTGATTGGGTTTACCCGGATTCATACACTTACATCTCCCTCTCGCCTCAAACGGATCCAAAAATATTTGACGCCAAACTACCTGGCTTTATAAAGAAATATGCTGGTTTGAACGGCCAAAACGCAATGAGCCCAACACAGGGAAAAACAAATATTAACTCCATAAAATTAAGTTTGCAGCCCTTGGGCGACATCCATCTATATTCTAATCTTTCTAACGAGATCAGCGCTGGTGGTAACGGGAATTTGGTTTGGTATCTGGGCCTCATTGCGGTTCTTATCCTGGTTATTGCTTATATCAATTATATAAACCTGTCAACCGCTAAGGTAATGGAACGGGCAAAGGAGGTTGGCATTCGCAAGGTACTGGGTTCTCAACGTGCGCAGCTTGTCAGACAGTTCTTGTTCGAATCGTTATTGCTGAACGTTATAAGTGTGGCAGTGGCAATATTTATTGTTCTGCTTTGTATGCCTTGGTTCAGCGCGCTATGTGGTGTACTGATCGGCTTTACCTTATGGGAAGACCCTTATTTTGCATTCGGATTTTTGGGTGTTTTGATTGGTGGTGTTTTATTATCAGCCACATACCCTGCCCTCATCCTTTCAGATTATAAGCCCGTACAAATCTTAAAAGGAAAGTTTATAAACAACACCAAGGGTCTCTCGCTCCGCAAAGCGCTTGTTGTTTTCCAGTTTGTTGTCACCATTGCCTTTATGATGGGTACATTGGTAGTTTATCGCCAGGTAAACTTCATGAAATCATCAAATATGGGGATGGATATGAAACAAACCCTGGTTATTTTAGCCCCTCAAAATGTAAGGGGCACCGACCAGGACGCAGCTAACTTCACCGTAAAAGACAGCGTTTTTCAAACAGAACTTGCCCGCGACCCACGGATAAAAAGTGTTACCTCGTCGTCAAGTATCCCCGGACAAAGTATTGATTATATTATGTCGTACACCCGCCATACACAAGCCGGAGAAAAAAATCTGCGCCTTTCAACCCTTGAAATCGGGAACAGGTACCTCAACCAGTTTAAGGTAAATGTTGTTGCCGGAGAAAAGATCAGCGCTAACACAAATCCCTCAAAAAGCCCGATGATGCTGAATGAGGCCGCAGTTGTATCCCTTGGCTTTAAAAATGCGCAGGATGCCATTGGTAAATTGGTCGAAACAAAAAATGGTCGTGGCCGGGTATTTGAAAATGAAGTGGTAGGTGTAATTAAAAACTTTCATCAAACTTCGTTAAAAGACAACTACACCCCACTGGTTATCAGAGGGATCGACCCTTCAAGCGTAACCCACTATGAGGTTAAATTTAACAACAATAATTTGCCGCAAACCATTGCACAAATAGAAAAAACCTATAAAAATGTATTTCCCGACGCTGCCTTCCAGTATTTCTTTTTAGATGAGTTTTTTGATCAGCAATATAAGGTTGAGCAGCATTTTGGTCAGGTATTCAGCCTGTTTTCCGGCTTTGCTATTTTTGTAGCCTGCCTGGGTTTATTCGGCTTAACATTAATTACCATAACACAGCGTATTAAAGAAATAGGCATCCGTAAAGTATTGGGTGCATCAGTAGCCAACATACTGCTGCTCATTTCAAAAGACTTTGCCGGGCTGATTTTAATTGCCAATACAATAGCATTGCCGCTGGCGTATTGGGGCTGTAATAAATGGCTGCAAGGCTATAAGTTCCGCATTGAGTTTAATGCCTGGTATTTTATACTCCCTATGTTAATGGTGTTTTTAATTGCCATTTTAACAATAAGCTATCAGAGTATCAGAGCAGCCCTGGCCAACCCCGTAAAGAGTTTGAGAAGCGAGTAA
- a CDS encoding TlpA family protein disulfide reductase, with product MRRIRYCLALFFIFNAAFSQKAVLGKPLVEPAKILKDGLSLAYYNRDYLKTTEDFTAYNTSSRAIDKMKFFQLFATGNYLPMRLAGPGNQYRLYKLAPRVSDDIHSVLQSYGKTALAHYKMEGKKFPGLNYTDIDGKVYNSKNTKGKIVVIKCWFLHCQACNEEIPALNQLVDKYKNRDDVVFISLAFDPVEKLKAFSKKTVFKYALAPVKESYIEKDLGTNEYPTHFVINRQGLIVKVVNDADELAAALNNEAGK from the coding sequence ATGAGAAGAATACGCTACTGCCTTGCATTATTTTTCATTTTTAATGCTGCGTTTTCTCAAAAGGCAGTCTTGGGTAAGCCACTTGTTGAGCCGGCAAAAATTTTGAAGGACGGGTTAAGCCTTGCTTACTATAACCGCGATTATTTAAAAACTACTGAAGATTTTACGGCTTATAATACATCATCAAGAGCTATAGACAAGATGAAATTTTTCCAGCTTTTTGCAACGGGTAATTACCTGCCTATGCGGTTGGCCGGGCCGGGAAACCAGTATCGTTTGTATAAGCTGGCTCCCAGGGTAAGTGACGATATCCATTCCGTTCTTCAGAGTTATGGAAAAACGGCACTGGCTCATTATAAAATGGAGGGCAAAAAGTTTCCGGGGTTAAATTATACTGATATTGATGGTAAAGTTTATAATTCTAAAAACACCAAAGGAAAGATTGTAGTAATAAAATGCTGGTTTTTGCACTGCCAGGCTTGCAATGAGGAAATACCTGCTTTGAACCAATTGGTTGATAAATATAAAAACCGGGATGACGTTGTTTTTATCAGCCTTGCTTTCGACCCGGTAGAAAAGCTAAAAGCTTTTTCGAAGAAGACAGTATTTAAATATGCATTGGCCCCGGTTAAAGAGTCATACATAGAAAAGGACCTTGGCACCAATGAATACCCAACCCACTTTGTAATAAACAGGCAGGGCTTAATTGTAAAAGTAGTTAATGACGCTGATGAGCTTGCAGCAGCACTAAATAATGAGGCAGGAAAGTGA
- a CDS encoding DUF5655 domain-containing protein, with amino-acid sequence MWTCPLCNQEFINTNQVHSCREKQLTDFLNGKSEHTIALFNHLVGEFQKIGEVRLHPAKSMISFASRKRFAYVIQLGKNFIDVVFPFKQTYDDNLCFNKIKPVTGSSDFNHHFRMYLPEDINDEVRMYMQLAYGNSN; translated from the coding sequence ATGTGGACGTGCCCCTTATGCAATCAGGAATTTATAAACACCAACCAGGTGCATTCATGCAGGGAAAAACAGCTCACAGACTTTTTAAATGGAAAATCGGAACATACCATTGCGCTTTTCAATCATTTAGTAGGTGAGTTTCAAAAAATTGGCGAGGTCAGGCTTCATCCGGCAAAGTCAATGATCAGCTTTGCCAGCCGAAAAAGATTTGCATACGTTATTCAACTCGGCAAAAACTTCATAGATGTTGTATTCCCTTTTAAACAAACCTATGATGATAATTTATGCTTTAATAAAATAAAGCCGGTAACTGGAAGCAGCGATTTTAACCACCATTTCCGGATGTACCTGCCGGAGGATATTAATGATGAAGTAAGAATGTATATGCAGCTGGCTTATGGAAACAGTAATTAA